From the Phyllobacterium zundukense genome, one window contains:
- a CDS encoding ABC transporter substrate-binding protein yields the protein MKLKMIASALAISAALLSAGAVSMAPAAQAATLSGGFDVGPGGFQGNFNPLAATAGFTWLSVYFEPLVSYDEKLQKVVGALADTYEVSPDQLTYTFKLADAKWHDGKPFTSRDAKFTIELAKDAKSGSVLAARLKAVASVEAPDEHTLVIKLSAPSASTLDTMTKVMMLPEHALASIPADQLAKNSWWSTTPIGTGPFKFTKYVTDQYVELAANTDYRGGKPALERVINRYFANPAAAIAALRAGEIQFTYVDSNDVSTFKGDEAFKVIEGDSFVVNYLGFNHDSPIWKDIRVRKAVMYAINRDAIIKSLYGGAAKPANCAYVVDQLVPQGVDTYAYDPEKAKKLLEEAGWAQINGDKPITLLTYYTTPLATNVLAAVQAMLAQVGINVVPRAVDTPTYNSIVLNPTPDVAQFQMVYAGLQNGPDAGSINVGLNEKQIPPAGPNVVRARMPDLNKALDSALAEPDASKRVAHYQDVCKVMNANLPWATLWVANRYGVVSAKLKDFTWTPAPGGGPYQAHPEKWSIAE from the coding sequence ATGAAACTGAAAATGATAGCCTCGGCACTGGCTATATCCGCGGCGCTTTTAAGCGCTGGCGCCGTATCAATGGCACCGGCGGCGCAAGCAGCGACCTTGTCAGGTGGATTTGATGTGGGGCCGGGAGGGTTCCAGGGCAATTTCAATCCGCTGGCGGCCACGGCCGGGTTCACCTGGCTCAGTGTCTATTTCGAGCCACTTGTCAGCTATGACGAGAAGCTGCAGAAAGTCGTCGGCGCCCTTGCGGATACCTATGAAGTCAGTCCGGACCAGCTGACCTATACGTTCAAGCTGGCGGATGCAAAATGGCACGACGGCAAACCGTTCACCTCCAGGGACGCAAAATTCACCATTGAACTAGCCAAGGACGCCAAATCCGGTTCGGTTCTTGCTGCCCGTTTGAAGGCGGTTGCATCCGTTGAAGCGCCGGACGAACACACTTTGGTCATCAAGCTCAGTGCTCCGAGCGCGAGCACCCTAGATACGATGACCAAGGTGATGATGCTGCCTGAACATGCGTTGGCATCCATCCCCGCGGATCAGCTCGCCAAGAACAGCTGGTGGTCAACAACGCCCATCGGCACCGGCCCATTCAAGTTCACCAAATATGTCACCGATCAATATGTCGAACTCGCTGCCAACACCGACTATCGCGGCGGCAAGCCGGCGCTCGAGCGTGTAATCAACCGCTACTTTGCCAATCCGGCCGCGGCCATCGCCGCGCTGCGTGCAGGTGAAATACAGTTCACCTATGTTGATTCCAATGACGTTTCGACGTTCAAGGGCGACGAAGCATTCAAGGTGATCGAAGGCGACTCCTTTGTCGTGAATTATCTCGGCTTCAATCATGACTCGCCGATCTGGAAAGATATTCGCGTCCGCAAGGCCGTGATGTATGCCATCAACCGCGACGCGATCATCAAAAGCCTCTATGGCGGTGCCGCCAAACCAGCCAATTGCGCCTATGTAGTCGACCAGTTGGTGCCGCAGGGCGTTGACACGTATGCGTATGATCCGGAAAAGGCAAAAAAACTGCTCGAAGAAGCCGGATGGGCGCAGATTAATGGCGACAAGCCGATCACGCTTCTGACTTACTATACCACGCCGCTGGCTACCAATGTGCTAGCAGCTGTGCAGGCCATGCTGGCGCAGGTGGGGATAAATGTCGTGCCGCGGGCTGTTGATACGCCGACATACAACAGCATTGTACTCAACCCGACACCGGATGTGGCACAGTTCCAGATGGTCTATGCCGGTCTGCAGAATGGACCTGACGCAGGCAGTATCAATGTTGGCCTCAATGAAAAGCAAATCCCGCCAGCGGGTCCAAATGTCGTGCGTGCCCGAATGCCTGACCTCAATAAAGCTCTGGATTCAGCACTAGCGGAGCCTGACGCTTCCAAACGTGTCGCCCACTATCAGGATGTCTGCAAGGTGATGAACGCAAATCTGCCCTGGGCAACCCTGTGGGTGGCAAACCGCTATGGTGTCGTGTCGGCAAAGCTGAAGGATTTCACCTGGACGCCGGCCCCGGGTGGCGGACCGTACCAGGCTCATCCGGAAAAATGGTCGATCGCTGAATAG
- a CDS encoding ABC transporter permease, translating into MLARTPSPSPGPTARALHRFGHNRAAIFGLCAIVPMLMLILSYPLWWTFRPNDIDLLAMNSSPTATHWFGTDGVGRDVFARVLEGGRISLLVAVASTIVSATIGFLVGAISALAGRWADAVTMRFVDLVMTLPPVIFLLVLASIAGTGIWPTVLVISLLSWPLLSRMIRSRLLELRERDFVVASRGMGAGLAHLLFRHGLPNSIDILVVYATLQIANAILLEAGLSFLGLGIAPPAASWGNMLNAARSTAVLEQFPWQWLFPGGALVLAVLAINFIGDGLRDAFDPRAELN; encoded by the coding sequence ATGCTGGCGCGTACTCCTTCTCCCAGCCCGGGTCCGACAGCCAGAGCACTGCATCGCTTCGGCCACAACAGAGCAGCGATTTTCGGCCTTTGCGCGATCGTGCCGATGTTGATGCTGATCCTGTCATACCCGCTGTGGTGGACCTTCAGGCCGAACGACATAGATCTTCTGGCCATGAACAGCAGTCCCACCGCCACACACTGGTTCGGGACCGACGGTGTGGGCCGCGACGTGTTTGCCCGCGTTCTCGAAGGCGGGCGCATTTCGCTGTTGGTAGCAGTTGCATCGACGATAGTCTCGGCGACCATCGGTTTTCTGGTCGGCGCCATCTCGGCGCTTGCTGGACGCTGGGCCGACGCGGTCACCATGCGCTTCGTCGATCTGGTGATGACGTTGCCGCCCGTTATCTTTCTGCTGGTACTCGCGTCGATTGCCGGTACCGGCATATGGCCGACGGTCCTGGTCATCTCGCTGCTGTCGTGGCCGCTATTGTCACGCATGATCCGTTCGCGCCTGCTTGAGCTGCGTGAACGGGATTTCGTCGTGGCCTCGCGCGGCATGGGGGCAGGGCTTGCTCACCTGTTGTTCCGGCATGGCCTGCCGAACTCGATCGATATTCTCGTCGTATATGCGACCCTGCAAATCGCCAATGCGATCCTGCTGGAGGCGGGCCTGTCTTTCCTAGGGCTAGGCATCGCACCTCCCGCCGCAAGCTGGGGCAACATGCTGAATGCCGCCCGATCCACTGCAGTTCTCGAACAATTTCCCTGGCAATGGCTGTTCCCTGGCGGGGCGCTGGTGCTTGCTGTCCTTGCGATCAACTTCATTGGCGATGGTCTGAGAGATGCCTTCGATCCTCGCGCCGAACTAAACTGA
- a CDS encoding dihydrodipicolinate synthase family protein — MTKFHGVVPPVVTPLNLDFTVDYSSYTKVLEHLIGAGCHGVFVLGSTSEVVFHDERTRQQILEHTVKVVNGRVPVIAGVVDPTTDRVINHTKVAKAAGAAAVVVTAPFYTVTSQAETMDHFRYIKDAVDIPLVAYDIPVCVHAKLARSTVTTLAKEGVIIGLKDSSGDDGNFRYALLDLAEYKEMFLMTGSEIVVDNALQMGAHGVVPGLANVDPHGYVRLWDAAQRGDWVAARKEQERLCKLFEIVWVAQGRVSGGASGVGGFKTAMRSLGIIDTNVMPRPRQALNDTETTKIDAILRSTGLLG, encoded by the coding sequence ATGACAAAATTCCATGGTGTTGTTCCTCCCGTCGTAACACCGCTCAATCTGGACTTCACGGTTGATTATTCGTCCTATACAAAGGTGCTCGAACACCTGATCGGGGCAGGGTGCCACGGCGTATTCGTGCTCGGCTCGACGAGTGAAGTAGTGTTCCACGACGAAAGGACGCGGCAACAGATCCTCGAACATACGGTGAAGGTGGTCAACGGTCGCGTGCCCGTCATCGCTGGCGTCGTCGATCCGACGACCGATCGCGTTATCAATCATACCAAGGTCGCGAAGGCTGCCGGGGCCGCCGCCGTGGTCGTAACCGCGCCGTTCTATACCGTCACCAGTCAGGCTGAGACGATGGACCATTTCCGATATATCAAGGATGCGGTCGATATTCCGCTAGTCGCCTACGACATCCCCGTTTGCGTGCATGCCAAACTTGCGCGTTCGACAGTGACGACACTGGCCAAGGAAGGCGTCATCATCGGTCTCAAGGATTCCAGCGGCGATGACGGCAATTTCCGTTATGCCCTGCTTGATCTCGCTGAATACAAGGAAATGTTCCTGATGACCGGCTCGGAGATCGTCGTCGACAATGCACTGCAGATGGGTGCTCACGGCGTCGTTCCGGGCCTCGCCAATGTCGATCCGCATGGCTATGTCCGGCTGTGGGACGCCGCGCAACGCGGCGACTGGGTCGCGGCGCGCAAGGAGCAGGAACGGCTCTGCAAGCTGTTTGAAATCGTATGGGTCGCGCAGGGCCGCGTCAGCGGCGGTGCTTCGGGCGTGGGCGGATTCAAGACTGCGATGCGCAGCCTGGGCATCATCGATACGAACGTCATGCCGCGGCCACGGCAGGCACTGAATGATACGGAAACCACAAAGATCGATGCGATTCTGCGCTCCACCGGCCTGCTCGGCTGA
- a CDS encoding ABC transporter ATP-binding protein produces the protein MDKRIEPILDIQGLRTIFRTRGGEITAVNGIDLAVAAGETVALVGESGSGKSVTSLSVMRLLTHNVGAIAAGSIRFKSKDGAVRDLVTLGEEQMRTIRGDDIGMVFQEPMSSLNPVFTVGDQIAEPIRIHRNADRKPAMVAAIALLDQVGIPDAKRRAGQYPHELSGGMRQRVTIAMALACDPTLLIADEPTTALDVTIQAQILDLLLRLQQERGMGMLFVTHNLGVVAEIAHRVAVMYAGRIVEEGPVGEVFRNPRHPYTLGLLASMPRLGDATRMKQAGEKLAAIPGVVPSLADMPVGCAFSPRCSYAIDACRIAVPLLSEVNAVHRSRCIRWQEVRR, from the coding sequence ATGGACAAGCGCATCGAACCAATTCTCGACATTCAAGGATTGCGGACAATCTTCCGCACCCGCGGCGGCGAGATCACGGCTGTCAACGGCATCGACCTGGCCGTAGCAGCCGGTGAGACGGTAGCGCTTGTCGGCGAATCCGGTTCAGGCAAATCCGTGACCAGCCTGTCGGTCATGCGCCTGTTGACCCACAACGTCGGGGCTATTGCGGCGGGGAGCATCCGGTTCAAGAGCAAGGATGGTGCGGTTCGTGATCTCGTCACGCTGGGTGAGGAACAGATGCGGACGATCCGCGGGGATGATATCGGCATGGTGTTCCAGGAGCCGATGTCCAGTCTGAACCCGGTATTTACGGTGGGGGACCAGATCGCGGAGCCTATCCGCATCCATCGCAATGCCGACCGGAAGCCGGCCATGGTTGCTGCAATCGCGCTCCTCGATCAGGTCGGCATACCTGATGCGAAACGCCGGGCTGGGCAATACCCGCACGAGCTATCCGGTGGCATGCGTCAGCGTGTGACAATCGCCATGGCGCTGGCCTGTGATCCGACATTGCTGATCGCCGACGAACCAACAACTGCACTGGATGTGACGATCCAGGCGCAAATCCTCGACCTTCTGCTCAGGCTCCAGCAAGAGCGCGGTATGGGCATGCTTTTCGTCACACACAATCTTGGAGTGGTCGCTGAAATAGCCCATCGTGTCGCGGTCATGTATGCGGGGCGGATCGTAGAGGAAGGACCGGTCGGCGAAGTTTTCCGTAATCCTCGTCACCCCTATACGCTCGGCCTTCTCGCATCAATGCCGCGGCTTGGCGATGCGACTCGCATGAAGCAGGCCGGAGAGAAACTGGCGGCCATCCCCGGTGTTGTGCCGAGCCTCGCGGATATGCCCGTTGGTTGTGCTTTTTCTCCGCGCTGCAGCTATGCGATCGATGCCTGCCGGATAGCGGTGCCACTACTTTCCGAAGTAAATGCGGTGCATCGCAGCCGCTGCATTCGGTGGCAGGAGGTGAGACGATGA
- a CDS encoding ABC transporter permease — translation MLHYSLRRLMIGTGMLVALSMLIFLLLRLTPGDPIDAYIDPNIPMSPTQLVDLRSQLGLDKPLPVQYLAWLQQAVTGNLGFSIKRQDQPVLGLVLSRIGPTVLLMGSALMIAIVAGIATGVVSAVRRNSAADLSFSVFAVIGISSPPFLSALIGLYVFAVRLKWAPSGGMLTPGTEFSIGDLLWHLIMPAALLSIAQAALIMRYMRASLLEVLNQDYVRTARAKGVKEFWVIAKHALRNALLPVVTLIGSTIGLAIGGAIFIESVFNWPGMGLLLVNAVETRDYPVIMGATLVIGACVIVVNLLTDITYAVIDPRIKVG, via the coding sequence ATGCTTCATTATAGTCTTCGACGCCTGATGATAGGAACCGGCATGCTCGTCGCATTGAGCATGCTTATCTTCCTGCTGCTCCGTCTCACGCCGGGCGATCCGATCGATGCCTATATCGATCCGAATATCCCCATGTCGCCAACGCAACTTGTCGATCTGCGCAGCCAGCTCGGGCTAGATAAACCTTTGCCTGTGCAATACCTGGCGTGGCTGCAACAGGCTGTGACTGGTAACCTTGGCTTTTCGATCAAGCGCCAGGACCAACCGGTGTTGGGCTTGGTACTGTCGCGGATCGGGCCGACAGTATTGTTAATGGGATCCGCTCTCATGATCGCTATCGTAGCCGGCATCGCGACGGGCGTCGTCAGCGCGGTGCGCCGGAATTCTGCGGCCGATTTGTCGTTCTCCGTGTTCGCTGTCATCGGGATTTCCAGTCCGCCATTTCTTAGTGCGTTGATCGGCCTCTATGTTTTTGCAGTACGCCTGAAATGGGCACCATCCGGGGGTATGCTGACGCCCGGAACAGAATTTTCGATCGGCGATCTACTGTGGCACCTGATCATGCCTGCCGCGCTTCTTTCGATTGCCCAGGCGGCGTTGATCATGCGCTACATGCGCGCCTCGCTGCTGGAAGTCCTCAACCAGGATTATGTGCGCACCGCTCGGGCAAAGGGGGTCAAGGAATTCTGGGTCATCGCCAAGCATGCCCTGCGCAATGCACTACTGCCAGTCGTGACACTGATCGGGTCGACCATCGGCTTGGCTATTGGAGGTGCTATCTTCATCGAAAGCGTGTTCAACTGGCCCGGCATGGGGCTGTTGCTGGTCAACGCCGTAGAGACGCGCGATTACCCCGTAATCATGGGCGCCACGCTGGTCATCGGCGCTTGTGTGATCGTCGTCAATCTCCTGACCGACATAACCTATGCGGTCATTGACCCGCGCATCAAGGTGGGCTGA
- a CDS encoding AI-2E family transporter — protein sequence MTSKNVEPLRPIGRASGTLISPASAARWLIVAIIVAGIYFFHGFLVPVLAALVIAFASWPVFTRLRTALGGNKTVAAFAAILLLLAFIIVPVAFAGAYAANEVGEWIKWAVEVNRDGALPPQWIAGLPLIGEWLSQMWIQHVGPPGALGHLLQIGTGANFGSIYRAVVIAGGGAFTLLLTAIFMLIALFFIFKDGEAFARQIDRLGERLLPTRWERISRVVPATISSTVTGMTIIAIGEGVVLGGAYWIAGVPSPATLGVITAVMALVPGGAPLCFTLVSLYLVGSGSQLAGLLLFIWGATELFIVDKTLRPKLVGGPVKLAFLPTFFGLIGGVKTMGFLGLFIGPVLMALLVAIWREWLREIGAEEQDEPVVDEITLNLPDPNSNIKELSTGYQRKGD from the coding sequence ATGACCAGCAAGAATGTTGAGCCGCTACGCCCCATTGGCCGCGCATCAGGAACACTGATTTCGCCGGCATCCGCCGCGCGCTGGCTAATCGTTGCCATCATCGTTGCAGGCATCTATTTCTTTCATGGATTTCTGGTTCCCGTTCTTGCGGCGCTCGTCATTGCATTTGCCAGCTGGCCCGTCTTCACTCGTCTACGGACGGCCTTGGGTGGCAACAAAACCGTCGCTGCTTTTGCCGCTATTCTCCTTCTTCTCGCATTCATTATTGTTCCGGTCGCCTTCGCTGGAGCATATGCCGCCAATGAAGTCGGCGAGTGGATCAAATGGGCCGTCGAGGTGAACCGCGATGGCGCACTTCCGCCGCAATGGATCGCCGGATTGCCGTTAATTGGTGAATGGCTGAGTCAGATGTGGATTCAGCACGTGGGGCCTCCAGGGGCACTTGGCCATCTCTTGCAGATCGGCACAGGCGCGAATTTCGGCAGCATCTACCGGGCGGTGGTGATAGCAGGCGGCGGTGCGTTCACACTGCTTTTGACCGCGATATTCATGCTTATCGCGCTTTTCTTCATCTTCAAGGACGGAGAAGCATTCGCCAGGCAGATCGATCGTTTGGGAGAGCGTCTGTTACCCACACGCTGGGAGCGGATCTCTCGCGTTGTTCCAGCAACGATCAGTTCGACAGTCACAGGAATGACAATCATCGCGATCGGTGAAGGTGTCGTGCTCGGAGGGGCTTACTGGATAGCGGGCGTCCCCTCACCGGCGACTCTCGGCGTCATTACAGCAGTCATGGCCCTCGTCCCGGGCGGCGCGCCCCTGTGCTTTACACTGGTTTCTCTCTATCTTGTCGGAAGCGGATCGCAGCTGGCCGGCTTGTTGTTGTTCATCTGGGGTGCAACGGAATTGTTCATCGTCGACAAAACGTTGCGACCGAAACTTGTTGGTGGTCCCGTCAAATTGGCTTTCCTTCCAACCTTTTTTGGGCTGATTGGCGGCGTAAAGACAATGGGCTTCCTTGGCCTGTTCATAGGGCCAGTCTTGATGGCATTACTCGTCGCAATCTGGCGGGAATGGTTGCGGGAGATTGGCGCTGAAGAGCAGGACGAACCGGTCGTTGATGAAATAACGCTTAATTTGCCTGATCCAAATAGCAACATCAAAGAACTGAGCACCGGATATCAAAGAAAGGGGGACTGA
- a CDS encoding ABC transporter ATP-binding protein codes for MSQVRLEQVTKSFGGVSVIPPLDLVIADKEFVVLVGPSGCGKTTTLRMIAGLEQATSGEIRIGDRDVTSLRPGLRNCSMVFQNYALYPHMTVAENIGYGMKVRGTTKAEIDKAVAEAARILNLGAYLNRKPSALSGGQRQRVAIGRAIVRQPDVFLFDEPLSNLDAKLRIEMRTEIKLLHRRLQTTIVYVTHDQVEAMTMADRVVVMNQGRIEQAADPITLYELPKNLFVAAFIGAPSMNFIEGSLERNGTAMGFRTTGDVVIPIPENRVAKLAEATGQPVVLGIRPEHTMTVDSSFPTIPLKVADIEPLGPHTLAIGKAGTAAFTAQVSAGSRIAHDDVINVPIEPDKMHFFLKSTGEAIGR; via the coding sequence ATGTCCCAAGTGCGTTTGGAACAAGTCACCAAATCCTTCGGTGGCGTTTCGGTTATCCCACCGCTTGATCTGGTGATCGCGGACAAGGAGTTTGTGGTTCTCGTCGGCCCTTCCGGCTGTGGTAAGACGACCACCTTGCGGATGATCGCCGGACTGGAACAGGCGACCTCAGGCGAAATCCGCATCGGCGACCGCGACGTCACATCTCTTCGCCCTGGCTTGCGCAATTGCTCCATGGTGTTTCAGAATTACGCCCTCTACCCACATATGACGGTTGCTGAAAACATCGGCTACGGCATGAAAGTGCGCGGCACAACCAAGGCCGAAATTGACAAGGCTGTTGCGGAAGCTGCCCGTATCCTCAACCTTGGTGCCTACCTCAACCGCAAGCCAAGCGCGCTTTCGGGGGGACAGCGTCAGCGCGTCGCCATCGGCCGCGCTATCGTCCGGCAACCGGATGTGTTCCTGTTCGATGAACCACTGTCCAATCTCGACGCCAAGCTGCGTATTGAAATGCGCACCGAAATCAAATTGCTGCATCGCCGTTTGCAGACGACCATCGTCTACGTAACACATGATCAGGTGGAAGCGATGACGATGGCAGATCGTGTTGTTGTGATGAATCAGGGCCGTATCGAGCAGGCCGCTGATCCTATCACGCTTTATGAGTTGCCTAAAAATCTCTTCGTAGCAGCATTTATCGGCGCACCAAGCATGAACTTCATCGAGGGTTCATTGGAGCGCAACGGGACTGCCATGGGGTTCCGTACCACGGGCGATGTGGTAATCCCCATCCCGGAAAACCGGGTGGCCAAGCTGGCCGAAGCAACCGGGCAACCTGTTGTGCTCGGTATTCGCCCTGAGCACACAATGACCGTCGATTCCTCCTTCCCGACGATCCCATTGAAGGTCGCTGATATCGAACCGCTTGGGCCTCATACACTGGCCATTGGCAAGGCCGGCACCGCAGCCTTCACGGCTCAGGTGTCTGCTGGCTCGAGAATCGCCCACGATGATGTCATCAACGTGCCGATCGAGCCTGACAAGATGCACTTCTTTCTGAAGAGCACGGGCGAGGCCATCGGCCGGTAG
- a CDS encoding ABC transporter ATP-binding protein, with amino-acid sequence MSAAPFLVVRDLAKHYVSRGTKLNILEGISFDIAKGEVVGLVGESGSGKTTIGRSVLRLVEPSSGSVKFDGTELTLLSASQMRRARPRMQYIFQDPFASLSPRMTIGEILTEGLKIQGIGTRQERLDRARTALAQVDLPAEAINRYAHEFSGGQRQRIGIARALTLAPEFIVADEPVSALDVSIQAQVINLLRDLQQRLGLTMLFISHDLAVVEYICDRVIVLYLGRIMEIASSADLYSKPQHPYTRALLSAIPSSDPDAPRNRQILKGDIPSPANPPSGCVFRTRCPNALDACAQTIPQLREVGPGQFKACIRDDLN; translated from the coding sequence ATGAGCGCCGCTCCATTCCTCGTCGTCCGCGATTTGGCGAAGCACTACGTTTCCCGAGGAACGAAACTCAATATCCTCGAAGGCATCTCTTTCGATATTGCCAAGGGCGAAGTAGTCGGCCTTGTCGGCGAATCCGGCAGCGGCAAGACCACGATTGGCCGTTCGGTATTGCGGTTGGTCGAGCCTTCGTCCGGTAGTGTGAAATTCGACGGCACGGAACTGACCCTGCTCTCGGCTTCGCAGATGCGGCGGGCGCGGCCGCGCATGCAGTATATTTTTCAGGATCCCTTTGCGAGCCTTTCACCACGCATGACCATAGGCGAGATCTTGACTGAAGGCTTGAAAATCCAGGGCATCGGCACACGTCAGGAACGCCTCGACCGGGCTCGGACAGCGCTGGCACAGGTCGATCTTCCGGCCGAAGCGATCAACCGGTATGCGCATGAGTTTTCCGGTGGGCAGCGCCAGCGCATCGGCATTGCGCGCGCTTTGACGCTTGCACCGGAATTCATCGTCGCAGACGAGCCGGTATCGGCACTTGATGTATCGATCCAGGCGCAGGTGATCAATCTTCTGCGCGATCTGCAGCAGCGGCTGGGCCTCACTATGCTGTTCATTTCGCACGACCTCGCGGTCGTGGAATATATCTGTGACCGGGTAATCGTGCTCTACCTCGGACGCATCATGGAGATTGCCTCCAGTGCCGATCTGTATTCGAAGCCGCAGCATCCCTATACACGGGCCCTTTTGTCGGCAATCCCGTCATCGGATCCAGACGCGCCGCGCAACCGCCAAATCCTGAAGGGGGATATACCGAGCCCAGCCAATCCGCCCAGCGGTTGCGTGTTCCGTACGCGTTGTCCCAACGCATTGGACGCCTGCGCTCAAACGATCCCGCAATTGCGCGAAGTTGGACCAGGCCAGTTCAAGGCCTGTATCCGCGATGATCTGAACTGA
- a CDS encoding FadR/GntR family transcriptional regulator, which produces MSFKSLKPLYRAPLLHVSVQESLRAYINENGLEAGAPMPPEGELASQLGVSRNSLREGIKALESVGVLESRRGVGVFVKAFSFEPLLDNLAYGLGGALRQIEEVLEIRRTLEVGLIGKTLERITDEDIQELRQVVARMRVHAERNEAFVDEDRLFHRLLFRCQENETLVRLIEVFWLAFYKASDFVNLENTDPMATWRDHEAIVDAVETRNLEDARKRLDSHYEGIARVIEHNKTNPSNGRTP; this is translated from the coding sequence ATGTCCTTCAAATCGCTCAAGCCATTGTACCGGGCGCCTTTGCTCCATGTTTCCGTGCAGGAGAGTCTGCGCGCTTATATCAATGAAAATGGCCTTGAAGCCGGTGCGCCCATGCCACCGGAAGGTGAGCTTGCCAGCCAGCTTGGCGTCAGCAGGAACTCGCTTCGCGAAGGCATCAAGGCGCTGGAGTCAGTTGGCGTGTTGGAGTCGAGGCGAGGGGTGGGTGTCTTCGTCAAGGCTTTCTCCTTTGAGCCGCTGCTAGACAATCTGGCCTATGGCCTCGGAGGAGCACTGCGCCAGATCGAGGAGGTTCTCGAGATACGCCGGACGCTGGAGGTCGGCCTTATCGGCAAGACCCTGGAAAGAATTACCGACGAAGACATTCAGGAGCTAAGGCAGGTGGTGGCGCGGATGCGTGTTCACGCCGAGCGCAACGAAGCCTTCGTCGATGAAGACCGGCTATTTCACAGATTGCTATTTCGCTGCCAGGAAAATGAAACCCTGGTGAGGCTCATCGAAGTGTTCTGGCTTGCTTTCTACAAGGCGTCGGACTTCGTCAATCTCGAAAACACCGACCCGATGGCCACCTGGCGCGATCATGAAGCGATCGTCGATGCGGTCGAAACGCGAAATCTCGAAGACGCACGCAAGCGTCTCGACAGTCACTACGAGGGGATTGCTCGGGTGATTGAACACAACAAGACCAATCCATCCAATGGGAGGACTCCATGA